Proteins from one Gimesia maris genomic window:
- a CDS encoding RidA family protein, producing the protein MSQTPESRIMELGHTLPSPPQAVGSYIPATQFGNVIVTSGQLPFIGSELMFKGKVGDHLHEDDGSNAASICLLNALAQIKTVIGELSKIKRVIRLEGYVHSAPGFDRQPYVLNAASQMLTDIFGDQGKHTRVALGISEMPLNAAVQLALWVEVE; encoded by the coding sequence ATGAGCCAGACCCCCGAATCGCGCATCATGGAACTGGGGCACACACTGCCTTCTCCTCCTCAGGCGGTAGGATCATACATTCCCGCCACCCAGTTTGGAAATGTCATTGTTACCAGCGGCCAGTTGCCATTCATCGGCAGCGAATTGATGTTCAAGGGAAAAGTGGGCGATCACCTGCATGAAGACGATGGCTCCAATGCCGCCAGCATCTGTCTGCTCAATGCATTGGCACAAATCAAAACGGTCATCGGTGAACTTTCAAAGATCAAACGGGTGATCCGTCTGGAAGGATACGTGCATTCTGCACCTGGATTTGATCGGCAACCTTATGTGCTGAATGCCGCATCGCAAATGTTAACTGATATTTTCGGTGATCAAGGCAAACATACGCGTGTGGCGCTGGGGATTTCAGAAATGCCATTGAACGCAGCCGTTCAGCTGGCACTCTGGGTAGAGGTTGAATAA
- a CDS encoding sulfatase-like hydrolase/transferase gives MRFRSALLNQFTWIWFCLFIVCSGVTSISLSAAESEPDRPNILWITSEDNGPHLGCYGDEYADTPHIDGLAKKGMIYLNCWSTAPVCAPARTTLITGMYPTCLGAEHMRSMVKLPESIKLYPQYLKQAGYYCTNNSKEDYNVEKSGEVWDQSNGKAHWKNRKQGQPFFAIFNHTISHESKIRNRPHTLIHDPAKVRIPAYHPDTPEVRHDWAQYYDRITEMDAKVGKNLKELAEAGLTEETIIFYYGDHGSGMPRSKRWPYNSGLQVPLVVYVPPKFRKLAPADYQSQGKTDRLVGFVDFAPTVLSLAGIKPPQHMQGDAFMGQYDTKPQEYLFGFRGRMDERYDLVRSVRNQRYLYIKNYMPHKKYGQYLNYMFQTPTTQVWKKMYDAGELKPPQTYFWETKPAEELYDLQADRDEVNNLADSAEHQAVLTELKQAQHKKILAIRDLGFLPEAEFHSLADGGAPYLVGQNKELYPLKQILKMADLASSGKPSGVGQLIKGLSSQNAAIRYWAAMGLLMRGEPAVAQAHESLQKALEDNSKSVRCIAAEALGKYGTQQDVDNAVDTLISLSDQKKVGVYVAMLALNGLDKLGSEKVARVQDQIAKLPLKNTQLDRRLQSYVGRLVERLQEQQAQAAE, from the coding sequence ATGCGGTTTCGAAGTGCTCTGTTGAATCAGTTTACATGGATATGGTTCTGTCTGTTTATTGTTTGCAGTGGTGTGACTTCGATCAGCCTTTCTGCCGCAGAATCAGAACCGGATCGTCCAAATATTTTATGGATCACAAGTGAAGACAATGGTCCCCATCTGGGCTGTTACGGAGATGAGTATGCGGATACTCCCCACATTGACGGTCTGGCTAAGAAAGGCATGATTTATCTGAACTGCTGGTCGACCGCGCCGGTTTGTGCTCCTGCAAGAACGACGCTGATTACCGGCATGTATCCGACCTGCCTGGGAGCCGAACACATGCGAAGTATGGTCAAGTTGCCTGAGAGTATCAAACTGTACCCACAGTACCTGAAGCAGGCTGGCTATTACTGCACGAATAACAGCAAGGAAGATTACAATGTAGAAAAATCGGGTGAGGTCTGGGACCAGTCGAATGGAAAGGCGCACTGGAAGAATCGAAAGCAGGGACAGCCCTTTTTTGCTATTTTCAATCACACCATCAGTCATGAAAGTAAAATTCGCAATCGCCCGCATACGTTGATTCATGATCCCGCCAAAGTTCGGATCCCTGCTTACCATCCTGATACCCCCGAAGTCCGCCATGACTGGGCGCAGTATTATGATCGCATCACCGAAATGGATGCAAAGGTCGGCAAGAATCTCAAGGAACTGGCCGAAGCCGGGCTCACTGAAGAAACGATTATTTTCTACTATGGTGACCATGGTTCCGGGATGCCACGGAGTAAACGCTGGCCTTACAATTCAGGTTTACAGGTTCCCCTGGTGGTGTATGTTCCCCCGAAATTTCGCAAGCTGGCCCCCGCGGATTATCAGTCCCAGGGGAAAACAGATCGACTGGTAGGCTTTGTTGATTTTGCACCGACTGTCTTGAGTCTGGCCGGTATTAAACCACCTCAGCATATGCAGGGCGATGCCTTCATGGGGCAGTATGATACGAAGCCACAAGAGTATCTGTTTGGCTTTCGAGGCAGAATGGATGAACGCTATGACCTGGTGCGATCAGTCCGTAATCAGCGTTACCTGTATATCAAGAACTATATGCCTCACAAAAAATATGGTCAGTACCTGAATTACATGTTCCAGACACCGACGACTCAAGTCTGGAAAAAAATGTATGATGCCGGTGAACTCAAGCCGCCCCAAACTTATTTCTGGGAGACGAAACCCGCTGAAGAACTGTACGACCTGCAGGCAGATCGGGACGAAGTCAACAATCTGGCTGACTCAGCAGAACATCAAGCGGTTCTAACAGAACTGAAGCAGGCACAGCACAAAAAGATACTGGCCATCAGAGATCTGGGTTTTCTGCCTGAAGCAGAGTTTCACAGCCTGGCTGATGGCGGGGCTCCCTATCTGGTTGGTCAGAACAAAGAGCTGTATCCACTCAAACAGATTTTGAAGATGGCTGACCTTGCATCATCGGGAAAGCCGTCAGGCGTGGGCCAGCTGATCAAAGGGCTCAGCAGCCAGAACGCAGCGATACGTTACTGGGCAGCAATGGGGCTGTTAATGCGTGGCGAACCAGCAGTTGCGCAGGCGCATGAGTCACTTCAAAAAGCTCTGGAAGATAATTCAAAATCGGTGCGTTGTATTGCTGCAGAGGCACTCGGGAAATATGGGACTCAGCAGGATGTTGACAATGCTGTCGATACTCTGATTTCATTATCAGATCAGAAAAAAGTAGGCGTCTATGTGGCCATGCTGGCATTAAATGGCCTGGATAAACTGGGTAGTGAAAAAGTGGCCCGGGTGCAGGACCAGATCGCAAAGCTGCCACTGAAGAATACTCAACTGGACCGACGGTTGCAGTCATACGTAGGCCGACTGGTAGAACGCCTGCAGGAACAGCAGGCTCAAGCTGCAGAGTAA
- a CDS encoding endonuclease/exonuclease/phosphatase family protein, which translates to MNSENPDRQEHQSGVSPRRRWRKSIQVWLMKVLVLLISIFWCLAISIRFTVRDSSSVISTLIFYMSPLILLSLGAFVVFVLAWKVQWRRIAVIWLLLSILTGTWCWKTQFQNGTNANRVSKQDQSTKRVLFWNIGDRLWGLEHAINEMRHLDPDLIGLVEAGADSAEMKQFWKQTCPDHPYQVVQNGFVFLSRLPIEDTSAGRLADMGQYLKFSLQSDHPDVRAPAVFLVDIYSKVLKSRKAALEELADQASQLNQQPVLVLGDFNTPGDSVHFDPLRKNFKNSLEIAGDGYLATWPLPVPVLDLDGIWTNEFIELYHAENRWTWVSDHRPVCIEMSFKLPAEK; encoded by the coding sequence ATGAATTCAGAAAATCCGGATCGTCAGGAGCATCAAAGTGGAGTATCTCCCAGACGCAGGTGGCGAAAATCGATTCAGGTCTGGCTGATGAAAGTATTGGTCCTGCTGATTTCCATCTTCTGGTGCCTGGCCATCTCCATTCGATTTACAGTCCGAGATTCGAGCAGTGTCATTTCGACGTTGATCTTTTACATGTCGCCTTTAATTCTGTTGAGCCTGGGGGCGTTCGTCGTATTTGTGCTGGCCTGGAAAGTTCAATGGCGGCGGATTGCTGTGATCTGGTTACTACTCTCGATCCTGACCGGAACCTGGTGCTGGAAGACACAATTTCAAAACGGTACAAATGCGAACAGAGTATCAAAACAGGATCAGTCGACGAAACGGGTTCTGTTCTGGAATATTGGTGATCGGCTCTGGGGACTGGAACATGCCATCAATGAAATGCGTCACCTGGATCCGGATCTGATCGGCCTGGTCGAAGCGGGCGCTGATTCTGCTGAAATGAAGCAATTCTGGAAACAGACATGTCCGGATCATCCCTATCAGGTTGTACAGAATGGATTCGTTTTCCTGTCACGTCTTCCGATAGAAGATACTTCAGCTGGCAGACTGGCGGATATGGGGCAGTATCTGAAATTCAGTCTGCAGTCTGATCATCCAGACGTCAGAGCTCCCGCTGTTTTCCTTGTGGATATCTACAGTAAAGTCCTGAAATCAAGAAAAGCGGCTCTTGAAGAACTGGCAGATCAGGCATCACAACTGAATCAGCAACCAGTTCTGGTTTTGGGGGACTTTAATACCCCCGGGGATTCAGTGCACTTTGACCCGCTGAGAAAGAATTTCAAGAACAGCCTGGAAATCGCCGGCGACGGATACCTGGCGACCTGGCCATTGCCTGTACCGGTCCTGGATCTGGATGGGATCTGGACGAATGAATTCATTGAACTGTATCACGCGGAGAATCGCTGGACGTGGGTTTCTGATCATCGCCCGGTGTGCATTGAAATGTCTTTCAAGCTGCCAGCTGAGAAATGA
- a CDS encoding PQQ-binding-like beta-propeller repeat protein: MVWPETKRDIKTFYRQMVLTHTFVLLLVLILSSSLVQGQLPVITPGIAKTADKTSDPDEPSDLKTEANRWTSFLGNHRNGISDETGLNLNWNVHKPAVLWRVPLGGGYSSMVIAEGRLWTMATHLTKDFVVCFDARSGKKLWTTEAAPTYIDHQKQASGPRSTPTYHAGKLYCLLPAGDLLCLNAKSGKVLWKVNIFQISGAPRQEEQTLYYWGMSASPLIEGDLVILQPGGNNNNSVIAINKDTGKLVWGAGNDPPGYGSPIVIDTLDQRQIIVPTGSSILSLNPAEGSLLWRIVWGNKYNCNCATPVWNDESLFISSAYGTGCMRFALFRQNEEIRPISQWKSLSLQNQFATSMINDGYIYGPHGDLAAVTYRCLDMQRGKIQWQTRRVGKCTQIAAEGHLICLTEQGTLILVEANPTEYREKGKLTGLLSFKAWAHPALANRRLYLRDEKRLICLDLQKK; this comes from the coding sequence ATGGTTTGGCCTGAAACAAAGAGAGACATAAAGACGTTCTACCGCCAGATGGTTCTGACTCATACCTTTGTCTTACTGCTGGTACTCATCCTGTCTTCCAGCCTCGTACAGGGGCAGCTACCTGTGATCACCCCTGGGATCGCTAAAACTGCAGACAAAACCTCTGATCCCGATGAACCATCCGATTTAAAGACAGAGGCGAACCGCTGGACTTCCTTTCTGGGAAATCACCGAAATGGAATTTCCGACGAAACAGGTCTGAATCTGAACTGGAATGTACATAAACCAGCCGTTTTATGGCGGGTCCCACTGGGAGGGGGCTATTCATCAATGGTCATCGCCGAGGGTCGGCTCTGGACCATGGCGACGCATCTGACAAAGGATTTTGTGGTCTGCTTCGATGCCCGGTCCGGTAAAAAACTCTGGACCACAGAGGCAGCTCCGACCTATATCGATCATCAGAAACAGGCAAGTGGCCCGCGGTCGACCCCCACATACCATGCGGGCAAACTATACTGCCTGCTACCTGCGGGCGATTTACTTTGTCTGAATGCCAAATCAGGCAAGGTTCTCTGGAAAGTCAATATTTTTCAGATCAGCGGAGCGCCACGACAGGAAGAACAGACTTTATATTACTGGGGTATGTCTGCCTCCCCTTTAATCGAAGGAGACCTGGTTATCCTCCAGCCTGGTGGAAACAACAATAATTCCGTAATAGCAATCAATAAAGATACCGGAAAGCTGGTCTGGGGCGCAGGCAATGATCCACCCGGATATGGTTCTCCCATCGTAATTGATACGCTTGATCAGAGACAGATTATCGTACCGACCGGATCATCAATCCTCTCACTGAACCCGGCAGAGGGAAGTCTGCTCTGGCGCATTGTCTGGGGAAATAAATACAACTGCAACTGCGCAACTCCCGTCTGGAATGATGAATCACTTTTTATCTCTTCTGCGTATGGTACAGGCTGCATGCGGTTCGCCTTATTTCGACAGAATGAAGAAATCCGTCCCATCTCGCAATGGAAAAGCCTTTCACTGCAGAACCAGTTTGCAACCAGTATGATCAATGACGGCTATATTTACGGACCACATGGAGATCTGGCGGCCGTCACCTATCGCTGTCTGGATATGCAGCGGGGAAAGATTCAATGGCAGACACGACGTGTCGGAAAATGTACGCAGATCGCCGCAGAGGGCCATCTGATCTGCCTCACAGAGCAGGGGACACTGATTCTCGTGGAAGCCAATCCCACAGAATACCGTGAGAAAGGGAAACTGACCGGGTTGCTCAGTTTCAAAGCCTGGGCTCACCCTGCGCTGGCTAATCGCCGACTCTATCTGCGTGATGAGAAAAGGCTGATCTGCCTCGATCTCCAAAAAAAATAG
- a CDS encoding S1C family serine protease, translated as MDSPSRKSSAIQRWLILILIVLIVLMTGELIRRQFRQTSYQFPMATNLTQSEIRTIDLFREASPSVVHIRTAEIAFELGRFSLNQSKTPQGSGSGFIWNRRGHIVTNYHVIQNADEMTVTLADNSTWNAYRVRVAPSKDLAVLKIDAPENLLKPIEIGASSNLQVGQTVLAIGNPFGLDQTLTTGIISGLGREIISVTGRSIRNVIQTDAAINPGNSGGPLLDSSGRLIGMNTAIYSSSHVYAGIGYAVPVDLISRFVPQLIEYGKIQSPSLNFTGVDDFVTGKLKKNGVLPPSIHGVMVQDLVEGGAADQAGLLEIRRDESGKIVLGDLIMQMDETPIMGSNSLLDALEDHKVGDVVTLTIFRNNRKLKLKAKLQDWKNE; from the coding sequence TTGGATTCTCCATCCAGAAAATCTTCAGCGATCCAGCGCTGGTTAATTCTCATTTTAATTGTCCTGATTGTTCTGATGACAGGCGAATTGATCAGACGTCAGTTCCGACAGACATCGTATCAGTTTCCGATGGCAACAAATCTGACCCAGTCTGAAATCAGGACAATCGATCTTTTTAGAGAAGCATCACCTTCGGTGGTGCATATCCGAACGGCCGAGATCGCATTCGAACTGGGGCGATTCAGTTTGAATCAGTCGAAGACGCCGCAGGGATCTGGGAGCGGGTTCATCTGGAACCGGAGGGGGCATATTGTCACTAACTATCATGTGATCCAAAATGCCGATGAAATGACTGTGACCCTGGCGGATAACTCGACATGGAATGCCTACCGTGTCAGAGTCGCACCTTCGAAAGATCTGGCTGTATTAAAAATTGATGCACCTGAAAACCTGCTGAAACCCATTGAAATCGGCGCCTCTTCCAACCTGCAGGTAGGCCAGACGGTATTGGCGATTGGAAACCCCTTCGGCCTGGACCAGACTCTGACGACTGGCATTATCAGTGGATTAGGCCGGGAAATCATTTCGGTAACTGGTAGATCAATCCGAAATGTGATTCAAACCGATGCTGCCATCAACCCCGGTAACTCAGGAGGGCCGCTGCTCGACAGCTCCGGGCGACTAATTGGAATGAATACGGCAATCTACAGTTCATCACACGTTTACGCTGGCATTGGGTATGCAGTACCCGTTGACCTGATCAGCCGATTTGTTCCTCAATTGATCGAGTATGGAAAGATTCAGAGCCCGAGCCTGAATTTCACGGGAGTCGATGATTTTGTGACTGGCAAACTCAAAAAGAATGGCGTTTTACCCCCTTCCATCCATGGGGTCATGGTTCAGGATCTGGTCGAAGGTGGCGCAGCGGATCAGGCTGGATTACTGGAAATCAGGCGGGACGAGAGTGGGAAGATCGTTTTGGGAGACCTGATCATGCAAATGGATGAAACACCAATTATGGGATCGAATTCACTTCTGGATGCGTTAGAAGATCATAAGGTGGGCGATGTTGTGACGCTCACGATATTCCGAAATAATCGAAAATTGAAACTCAAAGCCAAGCTGCAGGACTGGAAAAACGAGTAG
- a CDS encoding STAS domain-containing protein gives MPADYPPEIVKEGQVTVVALGPEYENLDEPRLDALTDVLLQVAETASPPIVVLDLSHTSFFGSAFIEVIFRMWNRLNHREGGKFTICGLSEYCTEVLEVTHLDQLWETFDTRDAAIKALNP, from the coding sequence ATGCCTGCTGATTATCCACCGGAAATAGTCAAAGAAGGTCAGGTCACTGTTGTGGCTTTGGGGCCTGAATATGAAAACCTGGACGAACCCAGGCTGGACGCCTTGACGGATGTGCTGTTGCAGGTTGCTGAGACTGCCTCTCCCCCCATCGTTGTTCTGGATCTCTCACACACCTCATTTTTTGGGTCTGCTTTTATCGAAGTGATTTTCCGGATGTGGAATCGTCTGAATCACAGAGAAGGTGGAAAGTTTACGATTTGTGGTTTGAGTGAATACTGTACCGAGGTACTGGAAGTAACTCACCTTGATCAGCTTTGGGAAACTTTCGATACCAGAGACGCAGCAATCAAAGCGCTTAATCCTTGA
- a CDS encoding Flp family type IVb pilin produces MFQKIKTQTRRWKKKVRGAVFVEYLLLLTIIGIGAIAGLTTLRSALINELMDLANAINAINS; encoded by the coding sequence GTGTTTCAAAAAATTAAAACACAAACCAGACGATGGAAGAAAAAGGTTCGTGGTGCTGTGTTTGTTGAATATCTGCTGCTACTCACCATTATTGGAATTGGGGCCATCGCAGGTCTTACTACGTTGCGTAGTGCTTTAATCAATGAACTTATGGATCTTGCCAACGCAATCAATGCTATTAATTCATAG
- a CDS encoding PQQ-binding-like beta-propeller repeat protein, whose product MRSISRLSVLLCLLTISFGSRVEAAIFSGEIKSVSAEQKQVVVKTTGGKEKSFQIPADVPVTFNGKPAEFGQFEIGQRATIFTSSKGEITRFSVRDAVIKKKSEPVGRSKKNMKERKSTSISDATPAAQGWTQFRGPDRRNISYETGLSKDWNQNPPKLLWTARGLGEGYSSVSLSGNLVFTMGTKANEETVMAIDVNTGEIVWSQANGPVFNNNQGNGPRSTPTIEGDRLYALGANGNLVCLSTKDGNLEWSKNILQEFNARNIVWGISESPLIDGDQLICTPGGQGATMVALKKQDGSLIWKSDVPGNPQAGYASAITINTGGIRQYVNFTHAGVMGIESTTGRPLWGNDRAANKTANCSAPVFYAEKNSIFYASGYGTGGALLQLSAAQNGVNAQLAYFIPEMKNHHGGMVEVDGFLYGSSDPGVLTCINLANGQAAWQNRSVGKGALTCADGHLYLRSEKGPVALVEVNPKGYVEKGRFNQPDRSGNMAWPHPVVVDGKLFLRDQDILLCYDVRNR is encoded by the coding sequence ATGCGATCTATCAGTCGATTGAGCGTGTTGTTATGTCTGTTGACGATCAGCTTCGGCAGCAGAGTCGAGGCGGCAATCTTCAGCGGAGAAATCAAATCTGTTTCTGCAGAACAGAAACAGGTCGTCGTTAAAACAACGGGGGGAAAAGAAAAGAGTTTTCAGATTCCCGCAGACGTGCCTGTCACGTTCAATGGAAAACCCGCAGAATTTGGTCAGTTTGAAATCGGTCAGCGCGCTACAATCTTCACTTCTTCGAAGGGGGAGATTACCCGTTTTTCGGTTCGGGACGCTGTGATAAAAAAAAAGAGTGAGCCTGTCGGCCGTTCGAAAAAAAATATGAAGGAACGCAAGAGCACTTCAATTTCGGATGCGACTCCTGCCGCACAGGGATGGACGCAGTTCCGCGGTCCTGATCGACGAAATATTTCCTATGAAACCGGCTTGAGTAAGGATTGGAATCAGAATCCTCCCAAACTGTTATGGACCGCACGAGGTTTAGGCGAAGGTTATTCCTCGGTTTCTCTGAGTGGAAACCTGGTGTTTACGATGGGAACAAAGGCGAACGAAGAAACGGTGATGGCCATTGACGTCAACACTGGTGAAATCGTCTGGTCACAAGCAAATGGACCCGTATTTAATAACAATCAAGGCAACGGACCCCGCTCAACTCCGACCATCGAAGGCGATCGACTGTATGCGTTGGGGGCTAATGGAAACCTGGTTTGCTTATCCACCAAAGATGGCAATCTGGAATGGAGCAAAAACATCCTCCAGGAGTTCAACGCACGCAATATTGTCTGGGGGATCAGCGAATCACCATTGATTGACGGAGATCAGCTGATCTGTACCCCGGGGGGACAAGGGGCAACCATGGTTGCCTTGAAGAAACAGGATGGCAGTCTTATCTGGAAATCGGATGTGCCCGGAAATCCACAGGCGGGATATGCCTCTGCCATTACTATTAATACAGGTGGAATCAGGCAGTATGTGAATTTCACACATGCCGGTGTGATGGGAATTGAATCGACCACTGGCAGACCTTTGTGGGGCAATGACAGGGCGGCGAATAAAACAGCAAACTGCTCTGCCCCGGTGTTCTATGCAGAGAAGAATTCGATCTTTTACGCTTCCGGATACGGAACCGGTGGAGCCCTGCTCCAGTTGTCGGCGGCTCAGAATGGTGTGAATGCGCAGTTGGCGTATTTCATTCCCGAGATGAAGAATCATCATGGCGGCATGGTGGAAGTGGATGGCTTTCTGTATGGCTCAAGTGATCCGGGTGTGCTGACTTGTATCAATCTTGCTAATGGACAGGCTGCCTGGCAGAATCGTTCTGTGGGAAAAGGCGCGCTGACCTGTGCAGACGGGCATCTCTACTTGCGAAGCGAAAAAGGCCCAGTGGCGCTGGTGGAAGTCAATCCGAAAGGCTACGTAGAAAAGGGCCGCTTTAACCAGCCGGATCGCAGTGGAAATATGGCCTGGCCTCACCCGGTCGTCGTTGATGGCAAACTGTTTTTGCGCGATCAGGATATTCTGTTATGCTATGACGTCCGTAACAGATAA